The following is a genomic window from Theobroma cacao cultivar B97-61/B2 chromosome 10, Criollo_cocoa_genome_V2, whole genome shotgun sequence.
TGTAAATGTAAGATACAAGAGTCTTCCAACCAACTGTGTATACACAGTACCATCCTTTAATTGTTCATCATCCGTAGCCTTGGTCATCTTATGATGATATTCGATCGGCGTAGTTACTGGTTTAGACCCCAATAAATCATATTCCACTAAAAGGTCAAAAGTATATTTTCtttgacaaagaaaaattCCTTTGCTTGATCTTGCTACCTCCCATCCAAGAAAATACTTGAGTTTCCCTAAGTCCTTAAGTTTGAAGTTAGAACTCAAGTAGTCTTTAACTTCATTAGTGAGAGTCATTAAAGTGCTACCaatcacaatgtcatctacATATACCAACAAGGTAATGAATTCCCCATCTTGAGTGTTCTTGGTAAATAAAGAATAGTCAGCTTCATACTGTTGGAAACCATATGCTAGTAAACAAGTagtaaatttcaaattccacTGCCATGACTCTTGTTTAAGTCCATACAATGACTTATTCAACTTACACACCATCTTACTACTTGTATAACACTCCTCCTAAAGATGATACCCTTGTGGCAGCTCCATAAAGACAGTCTCATTTAAATCCCCATTCAAGAAAGTATTATTAATATCAAGCTGAGTAAGAAACCAACCTTTTATGGCTGCCAATGCCAAAAACAGTCGCACAATAGTGTGTTTTACCACGAGACTGAATGTTTCTTGATAATCAAATCCTACCTTTTGATTATAACCCTTGGCTACCAATCGTGCTTTATATCTTTCAATAGTACCATCTGCATGTAACTTAACTTTATAGACCCATTTACATCTAATGGCATGACAGTTAGGAGGTAAAGGAATTACTATCCATGTCCCATTTGCCTCTAAAGCATCTAACTCACATTTCATGGCCTATCTCCATTAAGCATGTTTTACAGCTTGATGATAATAAGTGGGTTCAGGTATATGAGAAAAGGCTACTGTAAAAGCTTTAAGATCGGGTGAAAGTTGATTACTGGTCAAAAATTTAGTAATGGGATGTTTGGTAACAAGATTGGCTTGTGAAAGAAGAGTACAATGATAGGCTTCAAGGTATTTTGGTGGGTGTCTTTGTCTAGTGCTTTTTCTAAGGGTGGAAGGAGAATTAGAAGATTGAGGTTCATCAACAGGTAAAACTGTAGGTATACTCAAATCAGGCAGGTTAGTACTAGAAATAGAATTGTCTTCTAAAGAactaaaattatcaataataGGACCAGAAGAATTATCAACAACAGGATCAGAAGAATTATCATCAATGGGAGCAACAGGATTATCAACAGAAACATGTGGAATAGTGTGATCAACAAGAAATGTGTCTTGAACAACAAAAGGATGAATAGGTGAATGACCAACATGGGTAGAAGGAAATTCAGAATCAGAATGCGAGACAGATTGATGTTGTTGAAAAGGAAAGATTGATTCATGAAATATAACATTCCTGGAAATAAAGACACTATGTGTAACTACATCATAAAGCTTACAACCTTTAATACCCACTGGATATCCTTAAAAATGCATTTCTAGCCCtaagttcaaatttttttctgtTGTGTGATAAAGTTGAAGCAAAACATAAGGAACCAAAGACTTTAAGATATGAATATGAAGGAGGTTTatgaaaaagtttttcaaaaagtGTTTGATTATGTAAAACTGGAGTGGGTACCCTATTTATGATATGAGCAGCAACTAAAACAACATCacctcaaaattttaaaagaagattAGCTTGAAATAAGAGTGATTTAGCTACTACTAGTAAATGTTGACGTTTTCTTTCGACAATGCCATTTTGTTGAGGGGTCTCAACACAAGAAAGTTGGTGCACAATTCCCTTAgaactaaaaaaattagtgAGATTAAACTCTGAACCATTATctgaatttatttgtttaatagATACATTGAATTGATTCAAAATCAGATTATAAAATGCGGGTAAAATCATGGAAACTTCTGATttatgtttcattaaaaaaaaatccatgtAAACCTagtatatatatcaacaaCAGTAAGAAAAAATCTATGTCCTGAAATTGTAGAGAATTCATATGGGCCCCAAATATCAACATTTATTAGCTCAAAAGCATATGTAACATTAGGTACATGAGTTGGAAAAGGAagccttttttgttttgcaagtGGACATATgtcataaagaaaattttttgtacATGAAACATCAGGAAAATCTTGatgaatttgttttattttcttgggtGGAATGTGCCCTAATCTAAAGTGCCACAAATCAAAAACAGTTGACAAACTAGTACAAGTATTTATAGAATGAAAAACAACATTTCTGTCCTTTTGAAATTATGCAATTAATTATGCATCCAACTCCTTTTGTAACAGATATAAGCTATCCCTCACTCTAGCACCCCCGGTCACTTTTCAGGAAGTTAGATCCTGTATGATGCAGTATGAAtctgtaaaaaataaatgttgttTTTGACATTTTGCTAGTTTGTTAACAGAAATCAAATTGAACTTAAAACTTGGTACACATAAAACATTGTCTAAAaacaaatttcttaattttacaATGCCTATATGAGATATCAAAACACTGGTTTTATTTGGCAATTgtacaaatttattttgaacttTCCTATAggcaataaaatattttagattaCAGGCTATATGATCAGTAGCACTAGTATCAAGTATCCAGGTATCATAAAAGGAACATATTAGAACAACAGTATTATTCACAAAGGGATATGAATATGAAACATTAGAAAGACAATAAGAAAGATTAGAAAACTTACCTGCCATGGTTGAATTCACAAAAGCAGTTTTACTCTGTTGATTTTGATGTTGTAGGAATATCATGATAAGTTGTTAATGGTTGCTCATTGATGGGAGACATGAGTTTGTGAATTTGATCCTTAGAGAGACTAATTTGAGACATTGGACCATTGATAGCCTCATCTCCAACTTCATTGGCTTGAACCGAAGAAATCATATTATTGGTAGAAGAAGATTGGCTTTTTCGAGTACTGGCACTAGATCTGTTCTTAGTGAACTTATAGTCTGCAGGAAAACTAATCAATCGataacatttttcctttaagTGCCCCTTCTGTCCACAGTGTGAACATACAAGGCCGGACTTCCTCTTAGGTTTTTCACCAGTAACAACAAACATAGTAGCAGTCTCACTCAATGGTTGAGTCATGATATGAAAATTCCTTTGATTCTCCTCTCTAAGAACCAGATTATATGCCTCATCCAAAGATGgaaaaggtttcatcataatgaTCTGTGACCTTAAGGCAAAGAAGCAATCATTCAGACTATTTAAAAATCGAAACACATTATCTTTAGAAATCTGatcaacaaaaacctaaaaacCTTCACCAGTACATTTAGGTAAAGGACGAAAATTACGAATCTATTCCTAAACAGTATTCAGTTCAGTAAAATACAGATCAACTAATCTATTTCCTTGAGCAATACCATTGAGCGTGTGTTGCAAATTACAAATCCTAACATCATCTGGTAATGAAAACCTCCGCTTTAGGGTTTCTCAGATTTAAGCCGCATTGCTCACATAAAAGACAGTAGAAACGATTGACGGAGTTAAAGACTCAAGTAACCAGGCAACAATTAGGTTATTGCATCGCATCCATGCCATATACAGTTTATCAGTAACTAAAGGTTGAGTAATTGTACCATCAATAAACCCTAGCTTATTGCGAATGGATAGGGTAAGGTTAAAAGACCTACTCCATGCTGAATAATTGTTTGAAGTAAGCTTTAAAGTGATAGAAACTGAGCCATGATGATCTAAATGATGCACGAAATAAACAGAATGTGGATCGTCCAAAGGTGAGATCACATGTGTTGAACCAACTAAGTTGGCCATGGTAGAAATATTGGAAAGTAAATCCATTGAATTGGTTACGGTGGAAATGCCAAAAGAAATCttgaaaagtaaatttttCTATGAAGTCAAGAAATTTGCAAATCTACAACAAtaatcaagaaaaacaaatctGGACAAGAAAACCTAATAAAggtcaagaaaaattaaaaaatcgaTTGATTGAGAAACTAGATCtgcaagaaaattaaaaaattagatCAAGAAACCCAGGTCGatgctttgataccatgtGAAAGATCTAGAAATCCATGGAATTAAAGAACACGATTTGGGATTGTGAAGAATCTGGAAATTCATTCATCAGTAAAATGAGAAGACTAGTTATTTATAGTGCTGGGAAGTTTGTAATATAGCAAAAACATAAAggccaaaaatgtaaaattgaCTAAACTAAAGTAACATATTTACAACAATAACATTAAGACAAAAGTAACTATCAACTAtacttattttataaaataaatttatactcTTCACCATTAGCCTCTCTAAGAATTTTCTTGACCTTCCATTCcctcattttccttttaatcCCTTACAAGACGAAATCTTCCCTCCTCGACCTCCATGGAGTGCCCTTGGGGTTTTGGACCCCATAATCTAGCTAACTGTATTGCTTGATTCACTCTCCACAATCAACTCGTGATTCTCTGCCCATTTAGAAGCTATAAATAACTTGAAAGCCTTTTTGATAGTAAGCACCTCTACCTTATTAACCTTAGAGACCCTTATGGATTTTGAGAACATTACCTTAACAGCTCCTTCCTCCTTCTTCGTTACTTAAAACCCCACCAATATTGACTTGGCTCGGTCTTCCCTAGCTGCTTCATCCACATTAAACTTAAGCCAACCTTTACAGGTGGATCCCAAATGGACTTTCATCTCTCCTTAGCCCTTTAAATAAGAAGCCCACCAATTTTTGAATGTCTAATCATCTCCTCAATTTTTGGAACTTCATTTGGCCATTTTGCCATTGCCGAACATGCAACCCTTACCCTAATTAAATCAAGGCATTGATTACCATCTTAAATCTTAtcctaaaaaattatttcatttctcATATGCAAAATAAACCAAACGATCGCGAAAAAAGCCAATCGCCACACCTCCTTATACCCCGTGTGCACAAGATCATTCCaatcaaaaaagaattaaagtgCATTAATCAGAGTCGCCCAACTAAGGCTTTACTAACTAACCCAACCGGCTCAAGTCCACCAACTCTCCATGCATTCGAAGAATAGATGGTCTAACAACTCTTATATTTCCTTGCATATGACTCATATTGTCGAGTCAGACCTTAATAAGTTTCTTTTTACCAATTCAACTTTGACTACTACTCTGCTTCTCAAGACTCTCTAATAGAAGATCTCCACTTTCATTGGAGCTACTTTTTGCCACACCCTTTTCAAATAGCCGCATAAAGCCCTATTCCTCAAGGCCATGGATCTGCAGTATGAGCTAATTAACTATTCCTTACTCGAGCTCCATTTCTAGATCACCTCATCCTCATACTTTTCCACCACTGGGTGCTGATTAATAACTTACATCAATTACCCCCACTGCTCTTCTTCCCACCCAAACAAATTTTGCCTCAACTCCACACTCCATTGCTACTCATTACCAACCCACTGTTTGTATCCTTTCTCCTTGCCTACCTTATTGATTGCAAAAGAATAAATTCTATGAAAGGtatttttaagaataaaaCCCTTAACCCATTCATCGCTCTAGAAATGCAACCAATCCTCCGTACTTAAAATGAGACCTATCCTCTCTCGAATTACCGAACTTCCTTCTCTTTCAACATTAATGGCTTTGACAATATTTTTCCAGATGAAAGAATGTTAACTTTGGCTAAATCTAGTAGCAAGGTTCGGTGGTCCCCCTTTTCATTATCTACCAAAGTTCTCCTCCAAAGGCTTCCCTTCTCATTCTCAAATCTCCATATCCATTTATTGAGCAAAGTTAAGTTTTTAGTTTGAAGATCAACCCACATTAAACCACCTAACTCCTTATACGTGAAAATTGAGCACTAGTCCACATAAtggatttttctctcttccataAATCCACTATACAAGACCTTCATTGAATTTTTTCCAGCTCTTGACTTATCTTTACTAGCATTCTAAATATAGACAGGTAAAATATTAGTAAGCTAGCCAATACAGATTTAATAAAAGTAACTTTGCCTCCTATAGACAATAACCTCATTTTCCACCCAACTAATCTACTCTCAAACTTCACTATTGGTCTCCACATTTTCTTAGAATTCTTCTTCGCCCTAAGTGGCAACTTTAAGTACATAAAAGGAAGTTTCCCCACTTTGCACCCAATTCTACTTGCCCATTCCATCACACTACCTTCATCGAGACTCAACCCCCAAATAATCAACTTTTTTGGAAATTAATGCACAAGCTTGAGATCAGCTAAAAAGTCCTTAAAATTCTCTTTATATTCCTAATGGACTCCCATCCAAGTTTGCACATTATGACTATGTTGTCGGCAAATTGTAAATGAGAAACTATAAGCACCCTATTGCTCATTTCAATTCCTTTGCACATTCTTGACCTAACTGCCTCACTCATTAGCACACTAAAGGCCTCCACGATAGAATTAAAcaagaaaaggagaaagaggGAAACCTTGTCTAAGCCCCTTAATCTTAAATTGTCTATTGAGGAACCCATTAACAAGAATTGAAATCCTAGCCTTTGAGATACACTACCTAACCCAATTCCTCCATTTCCCCCTAAAACCTTTTTTTCCTAACATAAAATCCTGGAAATCCCAACTAATTGTTTCATAAGCTTTTCAAAATCAACTTTACAAAACAACCCACATTCCTATATCTCCTCATAACATCAATTACTTCATTTGTTATTAGTGCACAATCAACAAGCTGCCTCCCTTTCAATCACCTCCCCTATGACCAACTTAAGCCTATAAGCAAGAACTTTAGCTATGATCTTATAAATGCTACCTAGTAGACTTATTGGATGGTAATCCCTGATGCTTTTTGGGGAGTTGCATTTAGGAATTAGGGTAAGAAAGGTAGCATTGACGTAACCATCAATACTGCctgtctcgaaaaatttagcTATAAAGCTCATTAGTTTCTCCTTTATCACTCCCCACTACTTCTTAAAGAAATTTAGGTCCTCTTTGTAAATCATGTAAAAGTATTCTGCAATCCTCTCTTTAATCTGTTGGGGTGCCTCTAGTATTTGATTCTGCTTTTTAATACAAGGAATGAGCATGTTTTTTGTATGatatctttaattttatttttaaaagataagTATATTACACAATAAGCATTTCATTattcaacttatttctttggaaaatatttaacttattttataattatttaatcatgTATGTTACTTTTGTATAACACATTAttccatttattttctttcttttttctcttattttttaaattataaaaaggaatagccattcaatcaaagaaaatattgcgtttaaataaaaatataatctttctaaataaacatatatgcatgttttaattgtaatataaaaataaaataaattactatgtttctttagcaaaataaaagtttaaaatcaatttaattacaTAACTATTGATATTAATCACAAATTTATAGGAttaatcataatcttaaaCTGATTGatgtgttttttatttaaaaatttatatagatTCTACGAATTATAccataattaagcatttcaaATGTATTATTTAgctactttttattttttggttaatatttttttattgtatttaatcatgtatattatttttatcacagattattcaattttttacctttttttttctttgtctatttttagttttttttctttcccttttatttttctatcatGGCTCATTGTACCCACTAATTAGGAGCCAAATCGTCGATAAAGAGCCAAATATTGCCCTTTTGAAGGTTGGTGAGAGGGGTAAACTAGATCAGCATCGTCGGTCAGATCTCCTTtccctctctcttttctttccatttcattttctctcttcatCCTCCTTTCCCTTGTCAGAACCACCCTTTTCCTTCACCCTCAACTGTCCATTCCTCTCTCCTCCCTTcttaatttgaaaacaaaaaacaaaaaataccaATTTTAAGCTAAATGTCTTAAAAATcctataaaattcaaaaacattCCACCTAAGTATTAGTTAGGTGTAACCCCTTTTCATCTTATAGTCCATTTTCATATAATGTGCTTGGGTATACATCAAGTGTTACCATTGCTAATCTTATAatccatttttatataatatatttggGTATTATGATCATGTGGCTCTTACCTTGTAGCTTATTTTCATAGAATGTATAGATTATTATGTTAGTAGTAGTTATAAGTAACTAATTTGAAAAAGGCAATCAAAACCTCAAACCAAAGTATGATCCCACTTTACTTTACATTTGCATGAATATAAAATCTTTAAGTCAACCACATGCCTTTTCCCTTAGAACCTAAGATATATCCACACTTGTAGTGCAATGAAAGTAACTTTTTCAAAGTTGCAATGCTAATTATCTTAGAATAAAGGTTATTTCATCTAGTTGATCTGAATTTCTGTGTCCAAAAGCTCGAGGAAATGATCAAGATGGCGATGGAAAGGTTTTATCAAGAAAATAATGCACATAGCgtaaatttctcaaaattccAATGCTAATTACTATAGCATAAAGGTTATTTCATCTTTTTGATCTAACTTTTTGTATCCAGAAACTCGAGGAAGAGAATAAGGTTAAGATCTTAAGGCTTTGTAAAGAAATTAATGCACATAAAGTAAATTTCTCAAAGTTTCAATACTAATTACTATAACATAAAGgttatttcatttctttgatCCAATTTTTTGTGTCTAGAAACTTGAGGAAAAGAATAAGATCGAAATCGAAAGGCTTCGTAAAGATAATGATGCACATAAAGTAAATTTCTCAAAGTTTCAATGCGAATTACTATAttataaaagttattttacCTCTTTGATCTGACTTTTTGTGTCTAGAAACTAGAGGAAACGAACAAAGTTGAGATCGATAGGCTTCGCAAATTAAATGATGGGCATAAAGTAAATTTCTCAGAGTTTCAATGCTAATTACTATAGCATAGTGGTTATTTCATATCTTTGATACGACTCCTTATGTCCAGAAATTCGAGGAAGAGAAAAACGTCGAGATTGAAAGGCTCCGTAAAGAAAATGATGCCTATAAAGTAAATTTCTCAAGGTTCCAATGCTAATTACTATACCATAAAGGTTATTTCATCTCTTTGATCTAACTCTTTGTATCCAGAAACTCGAGGAAGAGAATAAGGTCAAGATTGAGAAGCTTTGTAAAGAAATTGATGcatataaagtaaatttctCAAAGTTTCAATGCTAATTACTATAGCATAAAGgttatttcatttcattaatatgattttttgtGTTTAGAAAATTGAGGAAGAGAACAAGGTCGAAATCGAAAGGCTTCTTGAAGAAAATGCTACATATAAAGTAAGTTTCTTGAAGTTCCAATGCTAATTAACTTAATATAAAAGTTATTTCATCTCTTTGATTTATGTTCAGAAATTAGAGGAACAGAACAAGGTTTCACAAACTAAATGATGGACataaagtaaatttttcaTAGTTTCAACGCTAGTTACTATAGCATAATAGTTATTTCATATCTTTAATATGACTCTTTGTATCCAAAAGCTCAAAAAAGAGAACAAGGTCGAGATCAAGAGGCTCGGTGAAGAAAATGATCCACataaagtaaatttttcaaagttCTAATGCCAATGCTAATTACTATAGCATAATCATCTCTTTAATCGAACTTTTTGTGTCCAGAGACTTAAGGAAGAGATGAATATTGAGATCAAGATAAAAATGAACTTATTAAAGATAATGGGCTCATTTCATCTCATTTCACTCATGCACTGACAATGTATctaattcatgtttatgattACACAAAGGTTTCAAAAATAGCTCGACTACCTGAACCAACTGATCAACGTGTCCATTGCACTCGTCAACTAATGAAAAACATGGAAGAGGAACAACGGAGTCAATTGGATAGGATCAAAAAAGCTCAGGAGGAGATGAAAGACCAATTAGCAAAAATGATAgagttgatgatgaatttcagCAAAGGGAAAAGAGCAGTTGGAGATTTAGCCCCAGTAGAAAACCAAAGCATTGATAATTTGAGAAACGATCAACCTTGTCTCCCAAGATATGCTTCATCCCATGCGCAGACCTCTCAAAGGGTTTACCCGCAAATGGCACCACTGGTTGGAGGATTTCCTTATGCTTACTACAACTTTTCACCTTCACTAGGTCCTCAGCAAGTCCAAGGGCAATTTGGATTAAACTTAGGGATGAATTTTACTAAATCAGTACTAGTCCCTGACGTAGATGATTTAAAAGAGCAAGAGAGgttgaagaaaaattcattagaGATAATAGAAAATGACAATGTTAAGAAGAAGAATGATTTGTTGGAGGAGCGCCTTTGTGCTGTCGAAAGAGTGGATAGATTCGGAACTATGGATGCAACTGAGTTATGCTCGGTACCCGATGTGGTAATTCCCGTCGATTTGTTATAGAGCAAAAGTGGGGAGTGCCGTGTGTCTCCTCAAACATGAGGTGACACATAAAGTGAATTTCTTAAAGTTCCAATTCTAATTACTATAGCATAATTACTATAGTATAAATGTTATTTTAACTCTTTGATATTCTTTTTCTATGCAGAATTTAGTGGAAGAGATGAAGAGGCCTCGCAAAGAAATTAAtacatatcaagtaaaattttcaacattcaaatGCTATAgatagctttaaaattattttatctttttgaacTAACTTTTTGTATCCAAAAATTCATGGAAAGATGCGGAATCTCCATAAAGAGAATAGTATACCTCAAATAAAATACTCAAAATTTCGAtgctaaagtataaaaattatCTAATCTCTTTGATTTGACATTCCATAATGATTGATGAAGGTCGAGTTGGGGTGGTTGCGAAAAAAACGTGAAGAATGCAAAGGGAAAGAGTATCGACGCAGAACAATTAAAACCTTGGAAAGTCTTCTCGTCCAAAACAGTTGTATCTTGATAATACGGGTGAGTGATCGTAGGAAtggaaaaagttttttttttcttggtaaaCTAATGTCTACATATTGCATACaagatgaaaattttgtaattattattttcctctTTATTTGTAGGAGAATACTTCATCTTTAGAAGCAAAACCCAAAATGCTTACAGCTCAATGTATGCTCAAAGCTCACAACGAGGGGGTAAAGATTCCGCTTCAAAATATGGTGGTCAAAATTGAGGACAATGCCTTGTACATCAACTCTAAAAAGCCAGACATGAATTAATGGAGACATTTGAATTTGTTGTTACTTCAACTTTTGTTTATCTTCAAAATCTCTTTACTGAGTTTAAGTTTTGTGTACTAATTAAAGGCCAAAACTATGGCTTGATTTGGTGATGTTATCATTGCTTAAAACAAGgattttaaaagttataacttttatatttaaatttctcTACACAACGATTCTTATTAGTTGTAATgacatttatttcttttaccaAATTAAACTTGGTATAAGCATGCTCGTTAATATTGTATTTTATAATCACTTCATGTTTATTTTAACTACACCTTGATTGTGATTGATAGGATTAGGACCCAAGTGAATGACCCCTAAGGCATAATTATTCCCGCATCAAGGCTTCAATTGATTTTGGAGTTAGGTTTATCTTTTGTACTTCCTTGATTTTAATCTTGTAGATAGGTTTCTAAGGAAgttaatttttagattttttttattataaagggtaatatcattttcttttaacagTTATAGGATAGTTCATCTATTTACAAATGATatagaaataataaataacaaatttcAGTCCAAAAAACACATAAATAACAagtttatcattttatttttataagtaGATAATCAGATTATCAAGGGTATACTTAATAATAAGCccattgattttttattttatttttataagattacATATTACATATAGACTTACAGgtagattatatatatatatataaataagatAATTGATTGGGTCAATTGCTTCACATGTCATTttcaattgattaattttttttacatcttTATGTCAAAACGGTGTTGTTTTGAGCATTTGAAggacttttttctttatccttCCCTATCTCCCAAACTAGGTCGGCTCCTCTCTTAGCCTTGGTTTGTTGTCCTTATTGTCTTCTCCtcattttgttgtttttggcATCTTTGCTTTCGACGATTAATCTCCCAACTGTTGTTAGCCTCTCTTCTGCCCGTCGGACTTTCTCTCCCTCGCCGATACCTCTCCGTAAACCACTAACCACTTGGTTTGGCATCCATATGCATTTTGtgaattttgtctttttccatgataaaaaaaatattatcccAAAATTAACTATGAACTAAAAAGACAATTCatgaagcaaaaaaaaaaaaaaaatgaccatgATGGCAGCGAAGGACTCTTTGAAAAAGAACACCACGCTCTATATACTGGACGATAATCCCGTAAAAGGGTGCGTTTAAGGGAGGAGGATGCGACGGATCTAGGGAAGATGCCAAAGATAATCATGCCCAATAATCCCTCTTTTAGGGATGCATTAATGAACTTGGAAAGCGACACTCTGCTATTAAAGGGCGACTTGTTCTTTGATGAGGATATGGCGCTTGAATAGACTGATATTTCTAGAAACGAGGCAAAGAATGAGGATGATCTAGAGGACAACATGGGAGTTTTTTGGGAAGATACAGTTGACGGGTTTCCTGTGTTAGAAATCTCGGACAAGAAATATGAGGAGCTTGTTAAACAATGGAGCAAAGCAGTTATCGTTAAAATGCTGGGGCGATCAATATCCTACAGATTGTTGTGTGACAAGATCGTTTCATTGTGGAACCCTAAAGGTAAATATTTAGTGGTTGATCTGGACGATGATTGTTTTTTGGTGAAATTCTCAAAGGAAGAGGACTATCTGAGGGCTTTTTTAGACGGTCCTTGGGTGATACAAGGTAGCTACCTGCTTGTACAACCATGGACACCGAATTATGTAAAGGGTGCAAATGATCTACTGCTGTGGTGGCTTGGGTCAAATTCCAAGGGATGCCGCTCCACCTGTGCCACAAATCAGTGCTGAGATGACTGGCATCTCTTTTAGGCCGCCTGTTGAAAATTGATAACTCATGCtcgaaaaagagagaaaagtttGCAAGAATTGCAGTGGAGCTGGATTTAACAAAGCCACTAGTATCACTGGTCTACGTGAAAGGAAGAATGCAGAAGGTTGAATACAAAGGTTTGCTTAGGATTTGTTATACATGTGGGCTGTATGGGCATGTCAAAGAAGAGTGCCAGCATACAGAAACTTCTCGATTTGCTAGTGCAAATGA
Proteins encoded in this region:
- the LOC18586490 gene encoding uncharacterized protein LOC18586490 isoform X3, which translates into the protein MGQNLEGLNLMMQSNFQQRDGSSFTEDVQPSVPIIQNPREQDWTWQSNSLPNAVPIFIEGPQLGGVSLYQNTLQVPIIQNLGGQDWTWQSNLQPRHAHATNMEPILVVTGGTNSLGADIMEEQSDKKTTDKTDLSQSKSAIRSRGYRAKKQKLEETNKVEIDRLRKLNDGHKKFEEEKNVEIERLRKENDAYKKLEEENKVKIEKLCKEIDAYKKIEEENKVEIERLLEENATYKVSKIARLPEPTDQRVHCTRQLMKNMEEEQRSQLDRIKKAQEEMKDQLAKMIELMMNFSKGKRAVGDLAPVENQSIDNLRNDQPCLPRYASSHAQTSQRVYPQMAPLVGGFPYAYYNFSPSLGPQQVQGQFGLNLGMNFTKSVLVPDVDDLKEQERLKKNSLEIIENDNVKKKNDLLEERLCAVERVDRFGTMDATELCSVPDVNLVEEMKRPRKEINTYQVELGWLRKKREECKGKEYRRRTIKTLESLLVQNSCILIIRENTSSLEAKPKMLTAQCMLKAHNEGVKIPLQNMVVKIEDNALYINSKKPDMN
- the LOC18586490 gene encoding uncharacterized protein LOC18586490 isoform X4 produces the protein MGQNLEGLNLMMQSNFQQRDGSSFTEDVQPSGASQYQNTLQVNQVPIIQNPREQDWTWQSNSLPNAVPIFIEGPQLGGVSLYQNTLQVPIIQNLGGQDWTWQSNLQPRHAHATNMEPILVVTGGTNSLGADIMEEQSDKKTTDKTDLSQSKSAIRSRGYRAKKQKFEEEKNVEIERLRKENDAYKKLEEENKVKIEKLCKEIDAYKKIEEENKVEIERLLEENATYKVSKIARLPEPTDQRVHCTRQLMKNMEEEQRSQLDRIKKAQEEMKDQLAKMIELMMNFSKGKRAVGDLAPVENQSIDNLRNDQPCLPRYASSHAQTSQRVYPQMAPLVGGFPYAYYNFSPSLGPQQVQGQFGLNLGMNFTKSVLVPDVDDLKEQERLKKNSLEIIENDNVKKKNDLLEERLCAVERVDRFGTMDATELCSVPDVNLVEEMKRPRKEINTYQVELGWLRKKREECKGKEYRRRTIKTLESLLVQNSCILIIRENTSSLEAKPKMLTAQCMLKAHNEGVKIPLQNMVVKIEDNALYINSKKPDMN
- the LOC18586490 gene encoding uncharacterized protein LOC18586490 isoform X6 — protein: MGQNLEGLNLMMQSNFQQRDGSSFTEDVQPSVPIIQNPREQDWTWQSNSLPNAVPIFIEGPQLGGVSLYQNTLQVPIIQNLGGQDWTWQSNLQPRHAHATNMEPILVVTGGTNSLGADIMEEQSDKKTTDKTDLSQSKSAIRSRGYRAKKQKFEEEKNVEIERLRKENDAYKKLEEENKVKIEKLCKEIDAYKKIEEENKVEIERLLEENATYKVSKIARLPEPTDQRVHCTRQLMKNMEEEQRSQLDRIKKAQEEMKDQLAKMIELMMNFSKGKRAVGDLAPVENQSIDNLRNDQPCLPRYASSHAQTSQRVYPQMAPLVGGFPYAYYNFSPSLGPQQVQGQFGLNLGMNFTKSVLVPDVDDLKEQERLKKNSLEIIENDNVKKKNDLLEERLCAVERVDRFGTMDATELCSVPDVNLVEEMKRPRKEINTYQVELGWLRKKREECKGKEYRRRTIKTLESLLVQNSCILIIRENTSSLEAKPKMLTAQCMLKAHNEGVKIPLQNMVVKIEDNALYINSKKPDMN
- the LOC18586490 gene encoding uncharacterized protein LOC18586490 isoform X7, giving the protein MGQNLEGLNLMMQSNFQQRDGSSFTEDVQPSGASQYQNTLQVNQVPIIQNPREQDWTWQSNSLPNAVPIFIEGPQLGGVSLYQNTLQVPIIQNLGGQDWTWQSNLQPRHAHATNMEPILVVTGGTNSLGADIMEEQSDKKTTDKTDLSQSKSAIRSRGYRAKKQKLEEENKVKIEKLCKEIDAYKKIEEENKVEIERLLEENATYKVSKIARLPEPTDQRVHCTRQLMKNMEEEQRSQLDRIKKAQEEMKDQLAKMIELMMNFSKGKRAVGDLAPVENQSIDNLRNDQPCLPRYASSHAQTSQRVYPQMAPLVGGFPYAYYNFSPSLGPQQVQGQFGLNLGMNFTKSVLVPDVDDLKEQERLKKNSLEIIENDNVKKKNDLLEERLCAVERVDRFGTMDATELCSVPDVNLVEEMKRPRKEINTYQVELGWLRKKREECKGKEYRRRTIKTLESLLVQNSCILIIRENTSSLEAKPKMLTAQCMLKAHNEGVKIPLQNMVVKIEDNALYINSKKPDMN